Proteins encoded together in one Porites lutea chromosome 2, jaPorLute2.1, whole genome shotgun sequence window:
- the LOC140926103 gene encoding uncharacterized protein: MNPADVNRFNAQDVWKTLFEKNLKPIKYKFNLGDQVKISKHKRIFKKGYLPSWTEETFTTAQRLPRDYSVYHLEEADGDFIQGNVYEQELQKVIETLDHLFHVKKVLKFRGKGANKEALVHWKGFPSKYYSWLPSKQLVVLQQA, from the coding sequence ATGAATCCTGCAGATGTAAATAGGTTCAATGCGCAAGATGTCTGGAAAACCTTGtttgagaaaaacttgaaaCCAATAAAGTATAAATTCAATTTAGGAGATCAAGTCAAGATCAGTAAGCATAAGCGAATCTTCAAAAAAGGTTACTTGCCATCCTGGACAGAGGAGACATTTACCACTGCACAGAGATTACCCCGAGATTATTCGGTGTATCACCTGGAGGAAGCTGACGGTGATTTCATCCAAGGAAACGTTTATGAGCAAGAGCTGCAGAAAGTTATAGAAACGCTAGATCACCTGTTTcatgttaaaaaagttttaaagttcCGAGGAAAAGGTGCAAACAAAGAAGCACTGGTCCACTGGAAAGGCTTCCCGAGCAAGTACTATTCGTGGCTGCCTTCTAAGCAACTGGTGGTATTGCAACAGGCATGA